In the genome of Polaribacter sp. MED152, one region contains:
- a CDS encoding glycosyltransferase family 2 protein, whose translation MNPIIKVIIPAYNEQDSIAHVIKDIPKIVDEVIVISNNSTDNTELNAQKAGATVLKETQKGYGYACLKGMDYIKQQTTKPDIVVFLDGDYSDYPEQLTEIIAPIIEENIDFVVGARVDEFREPGAMTPQQVFGNWIATFLMKLFFKARFTDLGPFRGIKYDKLLALNMEDKTYGWTVEMQLKVLKQKMSYREIPVKYRNRIGVSKVSGTVKGTIFAGVKILGWIFKYSFK comes from the coding sequence ATGAACCCAATAATTAAAGTAATCATCCCTGCATATAATGAGCAAGATTCTATTGCACATGTTATAAAAGATATTCCTAAAATAGTGGATGAAGTTATTGTTATAAGTAACAATTCTACAGACAATACAGAACTTAATGCTCAAAAAGCAGGTGCAACTGTATTGAAAGAAACCCAAAAAGGATATGGTTATGCTTGCTTAAAAGGCATGGATTATATTAAACAGCAAACTACAAAACCAGATATTGTTGTTTTTTTAGATGGCGATTATTCTGATTACCCTGAGCAATTGACTGAAATTATAGCACCAATAATCGAAGAGAATATTGATTTTGTGGTAGGTGCAAGAGTAGATGAATTTAGAGAACCTGGTGCAATGACACCTCAACAAGTATTTGGCAATTGGATAGCTACTTTTTTAATGAAGCTCTTTTTTAAAGCACGATTTACAGACTTAGGCCCTTTTAGAGGTATTAAATATGATAAACTACTGGCACTGAATATGGAAGACAAAACCTATGGTTGGACAGTAGAGATGCAATTAAAGGTATTAAAGCAAAAAATGAGTTACAGAGAAATACCCGTGAAATATAGAAATAGAATAGGTGTCTCAAAAGTTTCAGGAACTGTAAAAGGTACTATATTTGCAGGAGTTAAAATTCTTGGTTGGATTTTTAAATATAGTTTTAAGTAA
- a CDS encoding cellulose synthase family protein, producing MILEYIIIFIYTICLLLIFLYSLAQLNLLVNYLKYRNREDNSPKFDFTQPEEIPFVTIQLPVYNELYVMKRLLKNIAKIDYPIAKLEIQVLDDSTDESVAMTAKHIKKIQDLGIDIQHIRRTNRQGFKAGALKEGLKTAKGEFIAIFDADFLPKKDWLYKTVPYFKDENIGVVQTRWSHINRNYSTLTRIQAFMLDAHFTLEQVGRNSKGHFINFNGTAGIWRKECIYDAGNWQGDTLTEDIDLSYRAQLNKWKFKYLENVETPAELPVIISAARSQQFRWNKGGAENFQKMIKRIITNKSVSFKTKVHGLLHLLNSSMFTCIFLVAILSIPMLYIKNEYAHLKNYFYVMSFFVISSLIFFVCYWHMYKNIYGGGFVKFFKYIGAFFTFFSVAMGFSLHNTIAVLEGHLGKKSEFVRTPKFNIKTIKDGWKNNKYIKKKPSVHVILEGLLAIYFVFGMYSAFVVGDQGGDFGLFPFHLMLFIGFSYVFFKSIFSKA from the coding sequence ATGATTTTAGAGTACATAATCATATTCATATATACCATTTGTCTGTTGCTAATTTTTTTATATTCATTAGCACAATTAAACCTTCTTGTCAATTATCTAAAATATAGAAATAGAGAAGATAATTCTCCTAAATTCGACTTTACCCAGCCAGAAGAAATTCCGTTTGTAACCATACAATTACCTGTGTATAACGAGTTGTATGTAATGAAGCGTTTGCTTAAAAACATTGCAAAAATAGACTACCCAATAGCTAAATTAGAAATTCAAGTTTTAGATGATTCTACAGATGAATCTGTAGCCATGACAGCCAAACATATAAAGAAAATTCAAGATTTAGGAATCGATATTCAACACATTCGTAGAACCAACAGACAAGGTTTTAAAGCAGGAGCTTTAAAAGAAGGTTTAAAAACAGCGAAAGGCGAGTTTATTGCCATTTTTGATGCCGATTTTTTACCCAAAAAAGATTGGTTGTATAAAACAGTGCCTTATTTTAAAGATGAAAACATAGGTGTAGTTCAAACGCGATGGAGCCATATCAATAGAAACTACTCTACCCTAACACGAATACAAGCCTTTATGTTAGATGCACATTTTACCCTAGAACAAGTGGGTAGAAATAGCAAAGGGCATTTTATTAACTTTAATGGTACTGCTGGTATTTGGAGAAAAGAGTGCATTTATGATGCAGGCAATTGGCAAGGAGACACCCTTACAGAAGACATAGATTTAAGTTACAGAGCACAGCTAAATAAATGGAAATTTAAGTATTTAGAAAATGTAGAAACACCTGCAGAATTACCTGTAATTATTAGTGCTGCAAGATCTCAACAATTTAGATGGAACAAAGGTGGAGCTGAGAACTTTCAGAAAATGATTAAAAGAATCATCACCAATAAAAGTGTTTCTTTTAAAACCAAAGTACATGGCTTATTGCATTTATTAAATAGCTCTATGTTTACATGTATCTTTTTGGTGGCAATTTTAAGCATACCTATGTTGTACATCAAAAATGAGTATGCACACTTAAAAAATTACTTTTATGTAATGAGCTTTTTTGTAATTAGCTCGCTAATTTTCTTTGTTTGTTATTGGCACATGTATAAGAATATATATGGAGGTGGATTTGTAAAATTCTTTAAATATATTGGCGCTTTTTTCACATTCTTTTCTGTAGCTATGGGCTTTTCGTTACACAATACAATTGCTGTTTTAGAAGGGCATTTGGGTAAGAAAAGTGAATTTGTAAGAACTCCGAAATTTAATATTAAAACGATTAAAGACGGATGGAAAAACAACAAATACATTAAGAAAAAACCATCAGTACATGTAATTCTAGAAGGCTTATTAGCCATTTATTTTGTTTTTGGTATGTATAGCGCATTTGTAGTTGGTGATCAAGGAGGAGATTTTGGATTATTCCCATTTCATTTAATGCTTTTTATAGGGTTTAGCTACGTGTTTTTTAAATCGATATTTTCTAAAGCCTAA